The Brassica oleracea var. oleracea cultivar TO1000 chromosome C6, BOL, whole genome shotgun sequence genome includes a region encoding these proteins:
- the LOC106297687 gene encoding uncharacterized protein LOC106297687: MRRFNPAWFEKYGNWLEYIVSKDKAFCLCCYLFRDDIPKQGGNYAFVTEGFSCWKKPEALSEHVGGINSFHNIAVKRCDDLMNQGLPFRGHDEGKDSASKGNFVELLKYTGEQNDAVKLKSIMEEIDHGVFGLMVDESADVSNKEQMAVVFRFVDKSGLVKERFVGVTHVKETSSLSLKSAVNDLFAKHGLSLKQLRGQGYDGAIVASCKRKDTLLDMNRKRVEEGIDSGDINTGTGQNQEISLPRPENTRWGSHYKTLLRLVELFPSVIEILEKLNDRFTEVNTDLLICMASLSPANSFRQFDKSKLLRLVKFYPDDFSFGERLSMEHHLGIYIDNIRNDEQFKNLKNLGDLSRLMVETKKHLVHPLVYRLLKLVLTLHVATASVERCFSAMKLVKTATRNRIGDEFCLVCYIEKELFESVTNETVVNRFQSMRERRIHL; encoded by the exons ATGAGGCGGTTTAATCCAGCTTGGTTTGAGAAGTATGGTAATTGGCTAGAGTACATCGTCTCCAAAGATAAAGCATTCTGTTTGTGTTGCTATTTGTTCAGAGATGACATACCAAAACAAGGTGGAAATTATGCTTTTGTGACTGAAGGTTTTTCTTGTTGGAAAAAACCCGAGGCTTTATCTGAGCATGTAGGTGGAATTAATAGCTTTCATAATATTGCTGTTAAGAGATGTGATGATTTGATGAATCAAG GATTACCTTTTCGCGGTCATGATGAAGGAAAAGATTCTGCTAGTAAAGGAAACTTTGTAGAGCTTTTGAAGTATACCGGAGAACAAAATGACGCTGTAAA ACTGAAATCTATCATGGAAGAAATCGATCATGGAGTGTTCGGTTTGATGGTCGATGAGTCTGCAGATGTTTCTAACAAAGAGCAAATGGCTGTTGTCTTTCGGTTTGTTGATAAAAGTGGATTAGTAAAAGAGAGATTTGTGGGAGTTACTCATGTAAAAGAAACGTCTTCTTTATCTCTGAAATCTGCAGTTAATGACTTGTTTGCAAAACATGGGTTGAGCCTGAAACAGTTGAGAGGACAAGGTTATGATGGAGCAA TTGTGGCTTCTTGCAAGAGGAAAGATACACTTCTTGATATGAATCGAAAGAGGGTGGAGGAAGGGATCGACAGTGGTGACATTAACACTGGAACGGGACAAAATCAAGAGATTTCTCTTCCAAGGCCTGAAAATACTCGTTGGGGTTCTCACTATAAAACTTTGCTGCGTCTGGTTGAGTTGTTTCCTTCAGTCATAGAAATCCTTGAAA AGCTTAATGATCGATTTACTGAGGTAAACACTGATTTGCTTATTTGCATGGCTTCTTTAAGTCCTGCCAATTCCTTCCGTCAGTTTGATAAGTCAAAGCTGTTGAGATTGGTTAAGTTCTATCCAGATGATTTTAGCTTTGGAGAGCGTCTATCTATGGAACACCATCTTGGAATCTACATTGACAATATAAGAAATGATGAACAGTTTAAGAATTTGAAGAATCTTGGAGATCTTTCTCGTCTAATGGTGGAAACAAAAAAGCACCTTGTACATCCTTTAGTTTATAGGCTCTTGAAGTTGGTTTTAACATTGCATGTTGCTACTGCAAGTGTTGAAAGGTGCTTTTCTGCAATGAAATTAGTGAAGACAGCCACACGCAACCGAATTGGAGACGAGTTTTGTTTAGTATGTTATATTGAAAAGGAGTTGTTTGAATCTGTTACAAATGAAACAGTGGTGAACCGATTTCAATCCATGAGAGAGCGTAGGATCCATTTGTAA